The sequence CCGTACATCAACAGGTCCGCCTTGTCGGTGAAGTCCATCCACCGCTCGGCCTGCCTCTCGTCCGTCGGCCCGTCGAGGGCGGAGGTGCAGTAGCGCACGTGGTCGGGCAGGTACTCGCTCGGATATCTGTCGACCCACGGCGTCTGGTCGCGCATCGACATCCAGAACGTGTCGAGCCGCCACATCAACGGGGTGAGTAGGTCGTAGCCGCCGTCGGCGAAGACGAATCGCAGATCGGGATGCCTGCCGAAAACGCCCTCGATGATCAGCGTCGCGAGATGGACGAAGGAGTTCAGCGGCATGAACGCCGCATACCCGGGGTAGGTGAAGGCGTGGCCCGCGAACGTCGGCGCGTAGTCGACGCCGTTGCCCCCGTTGATGTGGACCGCGACCGGCAACCCGTGGGCGGCGGCGGCTTCCCAGATCGGCTCGAACACCGGCTTGCCGTAGGGCTCGCGCGACTGCAGCGGAACACCGACCTGCACCATCTTAGGATGGCCGGCCAGCCGTTCGATCTCGGCGACCGCACCGTTCACGTCCTCGGGGTTCACCCGGATCGTGCCGTAGAAGCGGTTGGTGGCGTCGGGTTCGAGCCAGCGGTCGATCAACCAGTCGTTGACCGCCGCACAGATCCGGCTGTTGAGCAGGTAGTCGGCGATGTTGCCACGCGTCGGCGGATTGAGGATCGCGTAGTCGACGCCACCCTCCGCGAACAAGTGGCGGGTCACGGTGTCGGGATCCGAGCCCGGATACCCGTCGCCGTACAGGTCCCGGCGGTAGTCGCCGCCGGGCGCCTGGTACCACTGCAGTTCGACATCCGGAATGGCCCGCAGCTTGTGTGCGGGCGAGATGTAGCGCCGGATCTCGGCGTTGTAGCGGAAATTCGGCTGCACATTGGCGTCGATGACACTCATGCGCCGACCTCGCAGGCTCCGCCGGCGCATTCTGTCCCGTTGATTCGCTCGCAAGCTTCGCTCATGCGGTGAGATACACCTGCCCCTCGGCCACATCCACCTCGTACGTGCGGACCCGCTTGCTCGGGTCAGCGAGGTTCGCACCCGTAGTGATGTCGAACTCCCAGTTGTGCCACGGGCAGCGCGCGATCTGCCCTTCGCGCACGTACCGCACCCCGCCCGGTGCGTCCGGCGCGAACTCCGTGGTGCCGCCCACGTAACCGGCGCACAGCGGTGCGCCTTCGTGCGAGCAGTAATTGGCGATCGCGTACAGCGAGCCGTCGATGTTGTAGACGCCCACGCCGAATGCGCCCGCCTCGACCAGCTTCATCGTTCCGGGAGGCAGGTCCTCGATCGCACACACCGGACGGCGCTGCATCTACGTCCCCTTCAGATTTCCTTGACCTAGAATACTAAAATAGTAAAGATAGAGCGAACGACTAGCTAGACGCTGCTGTCTGGAGGCACTGTGACGCTCAGCACGGAACCGCACGACCAGCCAGCCCCCGACATCGAGACCGACCCTTACGGCTTCTTCCAACACATGCGCAAGACAGCGCCGGTTTGGCGCGGGACGCTCATGGAGAGCGACCTGATGCCGGAAGAGCTGAAGAATCCGGAAAACTGGACGCTGTTCGACTTCGAGAGTGTCTTCACTGCCTTCCGCGAGGACACAGTGTTCGCCTCGGAGATGTACAACCAGACAATCGGACTGGTCTTTGGGCCGACGATTCTCGGCATGGCGGGCAAGCAGCATCACGACCACCGCAGCCTGGTGAGCAAGGCGTTCAAGCAGAGCACGCTGGCGGCTTGGGAACCCGAGGTGATCGACCCGATCTGCGATCAGCTCGTCGATGAGTTCAAGCACGCGGGGGAAGTCGATCTGGTCAAGGCGGTGACGTTCGAGTTCCCGACCCGCGTGACCGCTGCACTGCTCGGCCTGCCGCAGGAGGATCTGGAGATGTTCCGGCGGCTGTCGCTGGACCTGATTTCGATCACCCAGGACATCGAGGCAGGACTGAACGCGTCGGTCGAGCTGGGCACCTACTTTCAAGAGCAGGTGGACCAGCGCCGCAGCGCGATGACCAAGGATGTCATCGGCGATCTGGTGGCCGCAGAGGTCGACGGCGAGAAACTCAGCGACGAAGCAATCATCTCGTTTCTGCGCCTGCTGCTGCCGGCCGGATTGGAGACCACCTACCGATCGTCGGGGAATCTGCTCTACTTGCTCCTCACCCACCCTGAACAGCTCGCGGCGGTGCAGCGAGACCGCGACCTCATTCCCGCAGCGATCGAGGAGGGGATCCGCTTCGAGACGCCGCTGGTCCTGGTGGCGCGCAACACGACTCGCGATGTCGAGATGCACGGTATGACGATCCCAGAGGGCGCGTCGATCACGCTCTGTATGGGTTCGGCCAACCGCGACGAAAAGCGTTGGGAGAATCCGGATGTGTTCGACATCCACCGACCGCGCCGCGCGCACATCTCGTTCGCGGGCGGCATCCACAGCTGCCTCGGCATGCACCTGGCCAGGGTGGAGACGACGGCGATGCTCAACAGCCTCTTTGATCGAGTGACCGATCTGCAGCTCCTCGAGGACGAGGACGCCAAGATCGTCGGTATGCCCTTTCGCTCGCCGAAGCACTTGCCGGTGACCTTCCGGTCCATCGCATGAAGACTCGCGCGGCCATCCTGCACGACATGGGTCAGCAGTGGTCGGTCGAGGAGTTCGAGCTTGATCCGCCGAAGGCCGGTGAGGTGCTCGTCGAGATGGCCGCCGCCGGGCTGTGCCACTCCGACGAGCACATCCGCAACGGCGACATGTCTGTGCCCAATGAGGTGATGGAGTCCTACGGACTTCCGGGCATGTTCCCGATGATCGGCGGCCACGAAGGCGCAGGCGTGGTGCTCGACGTGGGTGAGGGCGTCACCGAGTTCGGGCCGGGCGATCACGTGGTGACGTCCTTCGTCGCGGTGTGCGGCACGTGTCGGTGGTGCAGCTCGGGTATGGAGTACATCTGCGACATGGGTGCGCAGGTGATGATCCCCGGAATGCCGACCGACGGCACCTTCCGCCATCACACCGCCGACGGCCGCAACCTCGGCCACTTGTCGAAGGTCGGCGCATTCTCGAAACACACTGTGGTGTCCACGGACTCGATCGTCAAGATCGACTCGCATCTGCCGTTGTTGCCGATGGCCCTGTTGTCGTGCGGGATTCCGACCGGCTACGGCTCCGCGGAGAACAGGGCGAAGGTCAAGACGGGCGACACGGTCGTCGTCATCGGCGTCGGCGGCATCGGTACCGGCGCGCTGCAAGGTGCGCGCATCAACGGCGCCGCGCAGATCATCGCCGTCGACCCGGTCGAGTTCAAGCAGAAGTCAGCCCTGGGATTCGGTGCCACACACAGTGTTTCGAATACCGAAGAAGCCGCCGAGCTGGTCCGCGACCTGACGCACGGTGTGATGGCCGACAGCGTCGTGGTGTCACCGTCGTTGATCACCGGAGACGACGTGCAGGCCGCCCTGAGCCTGACACGCAAGGGTGGGACCTGTGTGCTGACCGGCATGACGGCCACCACGACGAACTCCATCGCGATCAACCTGCAGGAGTTCATCCTGTGGAACAAGAGCCTGGTGGGTACGGTGCTCGGCTCGTGCAATCCGCGGGTCGACGTCGCGAGATTCGCCAAGCTCTACGAGGCGGGTCTATTGCAGCTCGACGAGATGATCACCCGGCGCTACCGGCTCGACGACATCAACGAGGGTTACCGCGATCAGCTCAACGGCGAGATCATCCGCGGCGTCATCGATTTCGGGCTGTGATCTCGTTCCGAGTCAGACGAGCCATGCCGCGAAGCATCCACGGCGCCCGCCTGGCCACCACCTCGACGGCACAGTCGGACCGTCGCATTGCCGTCCGCGGGCCGGGGGTGGGCGTTGACGCAAGTTCCGCCTCGGGCGATCCGGTGTGTGCACCCGCCCGATCGACCGCCAGGAGCTCCCACGTTCCGGGCACGCCACGCAAATCGACTATGCCGCGATCCTTGAAACCCGTACCCGATCCGACAACCAGATCCCGAACCGTGCTCGACACGAGGATTTCGCCTGGGCCGGCCTGGCCGAGAATCCGCGCGGCGATGTGCACGGCTATCCCCCCGATGTCGGCCTCCAGCAATTCGCATTCACCCGTGTGGATGCCTTGGCGGATCTCGATTCCCAGCTTCTCGGCGTCATCGCGCAGTGCCTCGGCGCAGCGGATAGCCTGCGTCGGGCCGTCGAACGTGACGAGGTGGCCGTCCCCGGTGCTCTTCACCACCGCGCCGCCGAATCGTTCGACGAGATCGGCCGTGATTTCGCCGAGACGCACCAGGACGGCCCGCCAGCGCTCATCGCCTGAATCCGCGGCGCGTTGCGTCGACTCAACCATGTCGGTGAACAAGACAGTGCGCAGGGCGCGATGCGACTGCGATGGTGCCGCATGGCTACCCGTGAGGAACTCCTCGATCCGGTTCAGAATCGCATCGGGGTCGGTGAACCAGGGCGCGTGGTCGGTGCCGTCCACCTCGAGCATCTGCGCGCCGGGAATGTGGTCGGCCAGGTATCGACCACCCGCCTTCAGCGGAATGCCGACGTCGTTACGGGCATGGATCACGAGCGTGGGCATGCTGATTGTCGGCAG is a genomic window of Mycobacterium sp. ITM-2016-00318 containing:
- a CDS encoding amidohydrolase family protein, yielding MSVIDANVQPNFRYNAEIRRYISPAHKLRAIPDVELQWYQAPGGDYRRDLYGDGYPGSDPDTVTRHLFAEGGVDYAILNPPTRGNIADYLLNSRICAAVNDWLIDRWLEPDATNRFYGTIRVNPEDVNGAVAEIERLAGHPKMVQVGVPLQSREPYGKPVFEPIWEAAAAHGLPVAVHINGGNGVDYAPTFAGHAFTYPGYAAFMPLNSFVHLATLIIEGVFGRHPDLRFVFADGGYDLLTPLMWRLDTFWMSMRDQTPWVDRYPSEYLPDHVRYCTSALDGPTDERQAERWMDFTDKADLLMYGSAYPHWSATGPAAAAAGLSAGKREKLLWRNGSDLYGIAATLEGSFT
- a CDS encoding Rieske (2Fe-2S) protein, yielding MQRRPVCAIEDLPPGTMKLVEAGAFGVGVYNIDGSLYAIANYCSHEGAPLCAGYVGGTTEFAPDAPGGVRYVREGQIARCPWHNWEFDITTGANLADPSKRVRTYEVDVAEGQVYLTA
- a CDS encoding cytochrome P450, with amino-acid sequence MTLSTEPHDQPAPDIETDPYGFFQHMRKTAPVWRGTLMESDLMPEELKNPENWTLFDFESVFTAFREDTVFASEMYNQTIGLVFGPTILGMAGKQHHDHRSLVSKAFKQSTLAAWEPEVIDPICDQLVDEFKHAGEVDLVKAVTFEFPTRVTAALLGLPQEDLEMFRRLSLDLISITQDIEAGLNASVELGTYFQEQVDQRRSAMTKDVIGDLVAAEVDGEKLSDEAIISFLRLLLPAGLETTYRSSGNLLYLLLTHPEQLAAVQRDRDLIPAAIEEGIRFETPLVLVARNTTRDVEMHGMTIPEGASITLCMGSANRDEKRWENPDVFDIHRPRRAHISFAGGIHSCLGMHLARVETTAMLNSLFDRVTDLQLLEDEDAKIVGMPFRSPKHLPVTFRSIA
- a CDS encoding NDMA-dependent alcohol dehydrogenase produces the protein MKTRAAILHDMGQQWSVEEFELDPPKAGEVLVEMAAAGLCHSDEHIRNGDMSVPNEVMESYGLPGMFPMIGGHEGAGVVLDVGEGVTEFGPGDHVVTSFVAVCGTCRWCSSGMEYICDMGAQVMIPGMPTDGTFRHHTADGRNLGHLSKVGAFSKHTVVSTDSIVKIDSHLPLLPMALLSCGIPTGYGSAENRAKVKTGDTVVVIGVGGIGTGALQGARINGAAQIIAVDPVEFKQKSALGFGATHSVSNTEEAAELVRDLTHGVMADSVVVSPSLITGDDVQAALSLTRKGGTCVLTGMTATTTNSIAINLQEFILWNKSLVGTVLGSCNPRVDVARFAKLYEAGLLQLDEMITRRYRLDDINEGYRDQLNGEIIRGVIDFGL
- a CDS encoding adenylate/guanylate cyclase domain-containing protein, which encodes MAETSYASCGDLSLAYQVVGDGPVELVVAGPFASHVELFWTQPEFKAFFDQLRTFCRIALFDKAGVGLSDPVPQVRNLDDRAAEIEAVMDAAGFSSAAILALSEGGPAAIVFAATRPHRTRALILASTFAYVGAAGWDEVRRDPGELRARFLSELGEQYTPSIEQIARLQKLAESVRSEWGSGAALKLLIPSVRSTRQLGMLERMSASPGMARATLEAMFRIDVRSILPTISMPTLVIHARNDVGIPLKAGGRYLADHIPGAQMLEVDGTDHAPWFTDPDAILNRIEEFLTGSHAAPSQSHRALRTVLFTDMVESTQRAADSGDERWRAVLVRLGEITADLVERFGGAVVKSTGDGHLVTFDGPTQAIRCAEALRDDAEKLGIEIRQGIHTGECELLEADIGGIAVHIAARILGQAGPGEILVSSTVRDLVVGSGTGFKDRGIVDLRGVPGTWELLAVDRAGAHTGSPEAELASTPTPGPRTAMRRSDCAVEVVARRAPWMLRGMARLTRNEITARNR